Below is a window of Nitrospiria bacterium DNA.
TGACGTGCTCGCGAAGCGTCTCTTTCAACGCCGCCGAAGGGTTGTTCCCGGTTTTGAGGGTGACGAAGGCCTCGATGGCCGTTCCCTTTAATTCGTCCGGCTTGCCGACCACGGCCGCCTCGGCCACGGTCGGATGACTGACCAGCGCGCTCTCGATTTCCATGGTGCCCAGCCGGTGGCCCGAAACGTTGATCACATCGTCCACGCGGCCCATCACCCAAAAATACCCGTCCTTGTCGCGACGGGCGCCGTCGCCCGTGAAATAACAGCCCTCGACGAAATTCCAGTACTGTGTTTTATACCGTTCGGGGTCCCCGTAGATCGTTCGGAGCATGGCCGGCCACGGTTTCCGGATCACGAGATAGCCTCCCTGGTCCGGTCCGGCCGGCGTGCCGTCCTTGTTGACCACCTCCGCCACGATGCCGGGAAAGGGCAGGGTGGCCGAGCCGGGTTTGGTGGGGGTCGCTCCCGGCAACGGCGTAATAAGAATGGCCCCCGTCTCGGTTTGCCACCAGGTGTCCACGATGGGGGAGCGCCCCTTTCCAATGACGGTGTTGTACCACATCCAGGCTTCGGGGTTGATCGGCTCGCCCACCGTTCCCAGAAGCCGGAGGCTGCCGAGGTCGTGTTTCTCGGGCCACTGATTTCCCAGCTTCATGAGGGCCCGGATCGCGGTCGGGGCGGTGTAGAAGACGTTCACGCGATATTTTTCAATCATTTCCCAGACCCGGTCTGGACCCGGATGGGTCAGCGCGCCCTCGAACATCACCGAGGTGACGCCGTTGGCGAGGATCCCGTAGACGATGTAGCTGTGACCGGTGACCCAGCCGATGTCGGCGGTGCACCAGTAGGTGTCCTCGTCTTTCAAGTCGAAGACCCACTTGCTGCTGATGTAGGTCTGGACGAGGTAACCGGCCGTGGAATGGACGACCCCCTTGGGTTTTCCGGTGGTGCCGCTGGTGTAGAGAATGAATAAGGGATGCTCCGAATCCAGCGGCTCGGCCTCGCAGACGGCGGACGCCCCTTTCATCAGGTCGTGCCACCAAAGGTCGCGATTCTCCTCCATCGGGACGGGCGATCCGACCCGGCGGACCACCACCACTTTCTCGATGGTGGGGGTCTGGGTCAGCGCCTTGTCCACATTCTCCTTCAGCGGAACGACCGCGCCCTTTCGGTAGCTGCCGTCGGCGGTGACGAGGAACCGGGCCTTGGCGTCGTTGATCCGGTCCTTGAGGGCCTCGGCCGAGAAGCCTCCGAATATGATGCTGTGGGTGGCCCCGATCCGGGCGCAGGCCAGCATTGCGATCGCCAGCTCCGGAACCATGGGCATGTAGAGGGCCACGCGATCACCGGGTCTCGCCCCCAACTGCTTCAGCACGTTGGCAAACTTGCAGACCTCGCGGTGAAGCTCCTGGAAGGTCAGGACTCGGGTGTCGCCGGGCTCGCCTTCCCAGATGATCGCGGCCTTGTTCCGACGCCAGGTCTGGAGGTGACGGTCGATGCAGTTGTAGGCGATGTTGATCTTGCCGCCCACGAACCACTTGGCGAACGGCGGGTCCCACTGAAGGACTTTTTTCCATTTTTTGAACCAATGAAGCTCGCCCGCGATCTTGGCCCAGAACGCCTCGGGTTTGGACTCGGCCGACTGGGCGATCTTTTTGTATTCCTTCAGGCTTTTGATGTGGGCCCACCGGCTGAAGGCGGACCGGGGTTTGAAGACGCGGCGCTCTTTCAACACGGATTCGATGGTTGGTTGAGCCATATAGAAACCTCCGGATGCTCCTGTCGGGGAGATGGGTGGTGTGTGATTTTGGATCAAGAACGACGCCGGCAATAAACGCGGTTATTGTAGTGTAGCCCGAAGGACTTTGTCAACCGCCGCGGGGCATGAGGGGGAGAGAACTTGACATCCCCCCCGTGCGCGATTATGATCAGTACCACGTTTCGAAAAAGAGGATTCATTATCCATCAAACGGAGGGGGTTCCAGTGAAGATGCGCGAAAAGAAAATGGGTCCGGCGACCCGGGACGCCTACGGAGCGGC
It encodes the following:
- the acs gene encoding acetate--CoA ligase; translated protein: MAQPTIESVLKERRVFKPRSAFSRWAHIKSLKEYKKIAQSAESKPEAFWAKIAGELHWFKKWKKVLQWDPPFAKWFVGGKINIAYNCIDRHLQTWRRNKAAIIWEGEPGDTRVLTFQELHREVCKFANVLKQLGARPGDRVALYMPMVPELAIAMLACARIGATHSIIFGGFSAEALKDRINDAKARFLVTADGSYRKGAVVPLKENVDKALTQTPTIEKVVVVRRVGSPVPMEENRDLWWHDLMKGASAVCEAEPLDSEHPLFILYTSGTTGKPKGVVHSTAGYLVQTYISSKWVFDLKDEDTYWCTADIGWVTGHSYIVYGILANGVTSVMFEGALTHPGPDRVWEMIEKYRVNVFYTAPTAIRALMKLGNQWPEKHDLGSLRLLGTVGEPINPEAWMWYNTVIGKGRSPIVDTWWQTETGAILITPLPGATPTKPGSATLPFPGIVAEVVNKDGTPAGPDQGGYLVIRKPWPAMLRTIYGDPERYKTQYWNFVEGCYFTGDGARRDKDGYFWVMGRVDDVINVSGHRLGTMEIESALVSHPTVAEAAVVGKPDELKGTAIEAFVTLKTGNNPSAALKETLREHVTKEIGAIARPDEIRFTDALPKTRSGKIMRRLLRDIASGKTTVGDTTTLEDYSVLTKLMQEEE